GTCGACGCGGGCGGTCACGAAGCCGCGGCTGGTGGCCGCGACGTGGAGGTAGGGCCCGGCCCACACGATGCCGCCGGCGTGGATGTTCATCGGCTCGAGCGTCAGCGAGCCGTCCTCGTCGAACGCCGCCTGGACGAGCAGCACGTGGCGGTAGCGCCGCGAGTCGAGGTCGACGAAGGTGACCCGCGAGCCGCGCTTCACCCCGTCCTTCCCGGTCGAGTACCACGTGGTGACGAGCACCCGCCGCCCGTCGACGTCCTCGGTGTCGGAGGCGTCGGCGCTGGTCGAGATGCCCTGCGGGTACCACGCCTCGTCGCGCTCGTCGTAGCGGTCCCAGCGGTACGCCTCGCGCACCGCCCGCCCGAGCAGCCGCGGCACCACCCGCGCCCGGCGCAGCGGCCAGCGCAGGTCGTCGAGCAGGCCGCCGAGGCCCGTCGGCTCGCCGAGCAGGTCCGCGAGGGCCGCGATCTCGCGCACGTCCTCGTCGGTGCGCTCGAGGTGCAGCCCCTCGACGTACGCCGGCTCGCCCGCGGTCGGCCCGGTCCACCCGCCTGATGGCTCCATGGAGCCGACCCTAGCGACGCGCCCTTTCCCGCTGCCCCACCCGACGGGACAGGCCCGCGTGGGTGCCGGGTGGTGACACGCCCTGTGCCGGGTCCCGGCGCCATCGCCCATGCGATCTGACACACCCCGTGCCGCAACGGAGACGGACGGGCCCGAGCATGTGGGCCGGGTCGTGCCAGGACCGGAGGGCGCAGGGGAGAATGGCCGGCGTGAGGGCGATCTTCTTCGACGAGGCCGACGCGCGGGCGGTGGTCGCGCGGCTGGTGGCGGACGGCTTCGAGGCGCGCGTCGAGCGCGAGCGGCTGGCGGGGGAGGACGACGACGAGGACCACCCGTGGGCGGTGGTCAGCGACGCCCCGGCGTTCATGCTCGAGGTGCTCGTCGACACCCACGACGGCTGGCTCGACGAGGGCGACGAGCAGGCGGGGGAACACCCGACCCCGCTCGCGCCGTTGGACCTCCCGACGGCACCGAGGACCGTCAAGCGCCCCGACCTAGGCTGAGGTACATGTCGCAGAACGACCGCAGGATCCTGCTCGTCCACGCCCACCCCGACGACGAGTGCATCAACAACGGCGCCACGATGGCGCGCTACGTCGACGCGGGGGTCGGCGTCACGCTGGTCACCTGCACGGCAGGCGAGATGGGCGAGGTGCTTGTGCCCGCGCTGTCCCACCTCGCGTACGAGAACGACGGCGGGCTCGGCGAGCACCGCCGCGGCGAGCTCGACGAGGCGATGGCCGTCCTCGGGGTGACCGACCACCGCTTCCTCGGCGGCTACGGCCGCTTCCACGACTCCGGGATGGCCTGGCACGAGGACGGCCACGCCATCGCGGCGGAGGAGATCCCCGACAACGCCTTCTGGACCGCCGACCTCACCGAGGCCGCCGACGAGCTGGTGAAGGTGATCCGCGAGGTCCGCCCGCAGGTGCTGGTGACCTACGACCAGTTCGGCGGCTACGGCCACCCCGACCACATCCAGGCCCACCGCGTCGCGATGTACGCCTCCCAGCTCGCCGCCGCGCCGTCGTACCGGCTCGACCTGGGCGAGCCCCACGACGTCGCCAAGATCTACTGGACCGCGATGAGCGAGTCGCGGATGCGCGAGAGCCTGCGCCAGCTGCGCGAGTCGGGCGACACCGAGACCTTCAAGGGCATGGAGCCCGACGGCAAGCTGCCGCCCTTCGTGACCCCCGACGAGCTGATCAGCGCGCGCGTCGACGGCAGCGCCACGGTCCAGCGCAAGATGGACGCGCTGCGCAAGCACGCCACGCAGGTGGAGCAGGACGGCCACTTCTTCTCGGGCGCCGAGAGCGGCCACTCGTGGTGGTCCGACGAGTACTACCGCCTCGTCAAGGGCACGCCCGGCCCGCTCGGCGCCGACGGGTTCGAGGAGGACCTCTTCGCCGGCCTGTGACCCGGCCCGTGAGGAGGCTGGTGGGGACGCTCGGCGCCCTCGTCGTGGGAGCGGTGTCCGGCGCGGCCGGCACGCTCCTGCACCAGCAGTGGTGGGGGCTCGCGCTGGCCCTCGTCACCGGCGTGGTCGTCACGGCCTGGCTGCCCGCCGGGACCGTACGCCTCGGCTTCGCGATCGGCTGGTGCGTGCCGGTCGTGCGAGGTGCGCTCGCCCTGCCGTCCGGCGGCTTCCTCGTGGCCGCGAACGCTCCCGGGTGGTCGTTCCTGGCCGGGTCGGGCGTGCTGCTCGTGACGGCGGTGCTGACCGTCGCGTCGGGCCCGGGACGGCCCCACGAGGGACCGGCCGGCGGCGCCGCGGATCCCGGATCGCTCGGTCCCGCCTCCTAGAATCGCCGCGTGCCGAAGAACCCCAGCAAGTCCGCAGAGCCCCGTGACCGGGCGGGCGCGTCCGTCGTCGGATGGCTCCTGGTCGGGCTGGTCGTGCTCTTCGGCGGGTCCTACGCGGCCGCCCACTACGTCGCCGGCGACCGCGTGCCGCGCGGCACCACGGTCTCCGGCGTGGACATCGGCGGGCACCCGCAGGGCGAGGCCGCCGAGCGCCTCCAGGCCGGCCTGGCCGACAAGGTCGCCCGCGACATCACCACCACGGTCGACGGCCAGCCGGTGTCGATCGACCCGGCGGCCGCCGGCCTCGACGTCGACTACGACGCGTCGGTCGCGGAGGCCGGCGGCGAGAGCACCTGGGACCCGGTCCGGCTCTGGAACTACTTCACCGGTGGAGACGCCACCGAGGCCGAGGTGGTCGTCGACGACACGGCCTACAACGCCTACCTCACGACGCTCGACGACCAGCACGGCGAGGCGGCGGTCGACGGCGCAGTCGCCTTCGAGGGCGGTGAGATCACCCGGACCCCCGCGGTGACCGGTCGTGCGCTCGACCCGGCCGACACGCTGGCCGCCCTGCGCGCGGCGTACCTCGCCGACGAGCCGGGCACGGTCGAGCTCGAGACGACCGACGTGGTCCCGGCGATCGACGACACGGACGTCCAGGCGGCGCTCGACTCGTTCGCCTCACCCGCCGTCGCGGCGCCGGTCACCATCGACTTCCAGGGCTCGTCGGTCAAGGTCTTCCCGAAGGACTACGCCGCCGCGCTCAGCCTGGTGCCCACCGACGGCACGCTGGTGCCGACCCTCGACCCGGCGAAGCTCGCCGAGGTGGTCGGCGCGAAGGTCACCACCGGCGCCCCGGTCGACGCGAGCGTCCAGCTCGTCGACGGTCGCCCGCAGGTGGTGCCGGCCAAGCCCGGCGTCACCTTCGACCAGGCACAGCTCGAGGCCGGCTTCCTCGACGTCGTGGCCCAGCCCCAGGGCCAGCGCACGCTCGCGCTCGACGCCCAGGTCGCGCAGCCGGAGTTCACGACCAAGCAGGCCCGGGCGCTGAAGGTGAAGGAGAAGGTCTCCAGCTTCACGACCTACTTCCCCTACGCGGAGTACCGCAACGTCAACATCGGTCGCGCGGCCGAGCTCATCAACGGGACGCTGCTCGAGCCGGGGGAGACCTTCTCGCTCAACGACACCGTGGGCGAGCGCACCGAGGCCAACGGCTTCACCGAGGGCTACATCATCAACGACGGCATCCTCGTCCAGGACCTCGGCGGCGGCGTCTCGCAGATGGCGACCACGACGTTCAACGCGATGTTCTTCGCCGGGCTCGAGGACGTCGAGCACAAGCCGCACTCGTTCTACATCGACCGCTACCCGGTCGGTCGCGAGGCGACCGTGGCGTGGGGCGCGGTCGACCTGCGCTTCACCAACGACACCCCCTACGGCGTGCTGATCCAGGCCGACGTGACGCCGTCGACCCCGTCGTCGTCGGGCGTGGCGACGGTGAGCATGTGGTCCACCAAGTGGTGGGACGTCACGACCACGACCGGCGAGCGGCACAACCCGACCCAGCCGAAGACGCGGCGCATCGACACGCTGAAGTGTCACCCCAACACCGGCTTCGGCGGCTTCGACATCGACGTGGTCCGCTACTTCCGGCCGGTCGGCGCCAACACCGAGCAGCGTGACCCCGAGACGTTCAGCACGACCTACATCCCCAGCGACACCGTCATCTGCACCAACCCCGACGCCACCGACGGCTGAGCCGCCGGCGACCTCCCCGTCACGAGACCTACGGCGCCAGCCGGTGCAGGTCGCGCGGGAACGGCGTCACCTCGCGGACGTTCGCGGCCTCCACGAGCCGGCCGACCCAGCGCTCGAGGCCGATCGCGAAGCCACCGTGCGGCGGCATCCCGTGCCGGAACGCCTGGAGGTACGCCGCCTGCGTCTCCGGGTCCTCGCCGCGCGCGAGCAGCGCCGCCTCGTAGTCGCCCGCGCGGTGCAGCCGCTGCCCGCCGGTGACCAGCTCGAGGCCGCGGAAGAGCAGGTCGAAGCTGTTGCTGTGCTCGGTGGTCGAGGTGCGAGCGGAGCGAGCCTCGAAACCACTGCCCGTCCACGGATGCGTGTAGAACGGCCGCTTCGCCATCGGGTAGCCCTCGACCGCGACGAAGTCGCTGCCGTGCTCGGCCAGCGCCCAGGCGCCGAGGGCGCGCTCGTGCTCGGGTGCCAGGTCGGGCTCGTCGGCCGGTGCACCGACCAGCGCGAGGGCGTCGGCGAAGTGGATCACCGGGATCTCCGCCGGCACGACCGGCACCCGCGCGCCGGTGCGGGCGACGGCGTCGTCCCGGCCGGAGACGGCCGCCACCATGCCGGCGAGCACCTCGCGCAGCACCGCCAGCACGTCGCGGTGGTCGCGCACGAAGCCGAGCTCGACGTCGAGCGAGCGGTACTCCGCGAGGTGGCGCACCGTGTCGTGCGGCTCGGCGCGGAAGACCGGCCCGACCTCGTAGACGCGCTCGAAGACGCCGACCATCTGCTGCTTGTAGAACTGGGGGCTCTGCGCGAGGTAGGCCGGGCGGCCGAAGTAGTCGACCTCGAAGACCGACGACCCCGACTCCGTCGCGGTCCCGACCAGCTTGGGCGTGGCGATCTCGGTGAAGCCGAGCCCGTCGAGGGTGCTGCGGAAGCCCTGCAGGGACGCGGCGGCGAGCTCCCAGCGGGCGCGCTGGGCGGGGTGGCGCCACAGCACCGGCGCGTGGTCGAGCAGGGTCGGCAGCGAGACGTCGAGAGCCGGACGCCACAGCTCGGCCGGCGGGGTGAGCGCGTCGTCGGTCAGCGCCTCGACCACCGCCGAGGTGACCTCGACGCCGCCGGGCGCCTGCTCGTTGGCGGTCGCGGTGCCGGTGACCCGGACCGTCGTCTCCTCGGGCGGCACGGCGTCGCCGGCCGGCAGCACCACCTGGGCCAGGCCGCTGCGGTCGCGCAGCACGAGGAAGGTGACCCGCGCCAGCTCGCGGCGGCGGTGCACCCAGCCCTCGAGGACGACCTCCGTCCCGGGCGTCGCGGCGGTCAGGTCGTGGCAGAGCGTTCTCATCTTTTCCTCCAGGTGTGTGGAGCCCTGGAGGTGTGGGCGGGGGCCAGATCGCGGTGCCACCACACCTTCGCCGACAGCTGCCGGCCTCTCGTCGGTGACGTCGTACGCACGGACGAGTGCTGCTCGGCGCCCGGCTGCCCGGGACGTCGGGGGTTCGTCAGGCCCCGCACTCGTCGACGCCATCGTGGGCGACGAGGAGGTCCGCGGGCAACTCGTTTGCGGCGTCTAGGCTCCGGCGCATGCTCGTGCACCTGCGGCTGACCGTCCCGACCGCGCTCACCGACGACGTCGTCGCGCTGCTCGAGGACCAGCACCGCTCAGCGAACCTCACCGTCCTCGTCGGTGCGTCCCGCTCGCCCGTGGGCGACCTCGTCGAGTGCGACGTCGCGCGCGAGCTGGTCGGAGAGCTCATCGACCGGCTCAAGACGCTCGGCCTGCACGAGAGCGGCGGCATCGTCGTCACCACCCCGACCGCGACGCCCTTCGCCGCGGCCCGCCACCTCGAGCGCACCGCCCCCGGCGACCCGGAGGACGCGGTGATCTGGGAGTCGGTGATCGACGAGTGCTACTCCGCGAGCCGGCCGACGGTGTCGTTCCACGTCTTCCTCACGCTGGCCACCCTGCTCGCCGCGATCGCCGTGATCACCGACTCCTCGGTGCTGGTGATCGGCGCCATGGTGGTCGGGCCCGAGTTCGGCACCGTGGCGGCGATCGCCACGGGCCTGGTCTTCGGCCGGCTCGGGCTGACGTGGCGGGCGCTGCGGCTGCTGGTGCTGAGCTTCGTGATCGCGATCGCGGTGGTCACCGTGCTCGCCCTCGTGGCCTCGCTGACGGGCCTGGTCACGGCCGACATGGTCACCCGGCCGCGGCCGCAGACCGGCTTCATCTGGCACCCCGACCGGTGGTCATTCATCGTGGCGCTGATCGCGGGCGCGGCGGGCGTGCTGGCGATGACCACCGCCCGGGCCAACGCGATGGTCGGCGTGTTCATCTCCGTCACGACCGTCCCCGCTGCCGGCAACCTCGCGCTCGCGCTCGGCACGTGGGCGCCCTCGGAGATGCGCGGCTCGGTCGCCCAGCTCGGGGTCAACCTCGCCGGGATGGTGATCGCCGGCGTCGTCGTGCTGGTGCTCCAGCGGCTGCTGTGGGCGCGCGTGCTGCGTGCGTCGCAGCGCCTCTTCAGCCGCTCGTGAGGACGAGGTAGCGGTTGGTGTGGTGGGTGCGGAACCCGAGCCGGTCGTAGAGCGCGAGCGCGCCGTCGTTGGCCACCTCGACGTGCAGCATCGCGGTGCGCGCCCCGCGGGAGGCGCCCCAGTCGACGAGCTCGCCGAGGACGTACGTCGCCAGGCCGCGCCGCTGGTGGTCCGGGTCGACCTCCAGCCCCTCGACGAGCAGCCAGTCGCCGGACAGCACCCCGCGGCCGCG
This genomic interval from Nocardioides palaemonis contains the following:
- a CDS encoding VanW family protein is translated as MPKNPSKSAEPRDRAGASVVGWLLVGLVVLFGGSYAAAHYVAGDRVPRGTTVSGVDIGGHPQGEAAERLQAGLADKVARDITTTVDGQPVSIDPAAAGLDVDYDASVAEAGGESTWDPVRLWNYFTGGDATEAEVVVDDTAYNAYLTTLDDQHGEAAVDGAVAFEGGEITRTPAVTGRALDPADTLAALRAAYLADEPGTVELETTDVVPAIDDTDVQAALDSFASPAVAAPVTIDFQGSSVKVFPKDYAAALSLVPTDGTLVPTLDPAKLAEVVGAKVTTGAPVDASVQLVDGRPQVVPAKPGVTFDQAQLEAGFLDVVAQPQGQRTLALDAQVAQPEFTTKQARALKVKEKVSSFTTYFPYAEYRNVNIGRAAELINGTLLEPGETFSLNDTVGERTEANGFTEGYIINDGILVQDLGGGVSQMATTTFNAMFFAGLEDVEHKPHSFYIDRYPVGREATVAWGAVDLRFTNDTPYGVLIQADVTPSTPSSSGVATVSMWSTKWWDVTTTTGERHNPTQPKTRRIDTLKCHPNTGFGGFDIDVVRYFRPVGANTEQRDPETFSTTYIPSDTVICTNPDATDG
- the mshB gene encoding N-acetyl-1-D-myo-inositol-2-amino-2-deoxy-alpha-D-glucopyranoside deacetylase; translation: MSQNDRRILLVHAHPDDECINNGATMARYVDAGVGVTLVTCTAGEMGEVLVPALSHLAYENDGGLGEHRRGELDEAMAVLGVTDHRFLGGYGRFHDSGMAWHEDGHAIAAEEIPDNAFWTADLTEAADELVKVIREVRPQVLVTYDQFGGYGHPDHIQAHRVAMYASQLAAAPSYRLDLGEPHDVAKIYWTAMSESRMRESLRQLRESGDTETFKGMEPDGKLPPFVTPDELISARVDGSATVQRKMDALRKHATQVEQDGHFFSGAESGHSWWSDEYYRLVKGTPGPLGADGFEEDLFAGL
- a CDS encoding DUF389 domain-containing protein; protein product: MLVHLRLTVPTALTDDVVALLEDQHRSANLTVLVGASRSPVGDLVECDVARELVGELIDRLKTLGLHESGGIVVTTPTATPFAAARHLERTAPGDPEDAVIWESVIDECYSASRPTVSFHVFLTLATLLAAIAVITDSSVLVIGAMVVGPEFGTVAAIATGLVFGRLGLTWRALRLLVLSFVIAIAVVTVLALVASLTGLVTADMVTRPRPQTGFIWHPDRWSFIVALIAGAAGVLAMTTARANAMVGVFISVTTVPAAGNLALALGTWAPSEMRGSVAQLGVNLAGMVIAGVVVLVLQRLLWARVLRASQRLFSRS
- the aspS gene encoding aspartate--tRNA(Asn) ligase, whose amino-acid sequence is MRTLCHDLTAATPGTEVVLEGWVHRRRELARVTFLVLRDRSGLAQVVLPAGDAVPPEETTVRVTGTATANEQAPGGVEVTSAVVEALTDDALTPPAELWRPALDVSLPTLLDHAPVLWRHPAQRARWELAAASLQGFRSTLDGLGFTEIATPKLVGTATESGSSVFEVDYFGRPAYLAQSPQFYKQQMVGVFERVYEVGPVFRAEPHDTVRHLAEYRSLDVELGFVRDHRDVLAVLREVLAGMVAAVSGRDDAVARTGARVPVVPAEIPVIHFADALALVGAPADEPDLAPEHERALGAWALAEHGSDFVAVEGYPMAKRPFYTHPWTGSGFEARSARTSTTEHSNSFDLLFRGLELVTGGQRLHRAGDYEAALLARGEDPETQAAYLQAFRHGMPPHGGFAIGLERWVGRLVEAANVREVTPFPRDLHRLAP